A genomic window from Periophthalmus magnuspinnatus isolate fPerMag1 chromosome 16, fPerMag1.2.pri, whole genome shotgun sequence includes:
- the has2 gene encoding hyaluronan synthase 2 encodes MNCQKGLTYLRILGTTLFGVSLLVGISTAYIMGYQFFTTAHNYLSFGLYGAILVVHLIIQSLFALLEHRNMRRSLETPIKLNKSLALCIAAYQEDPNYLRKCLISVKRLTYPGIKVIMVIDGNNDDDLYMMEIFKEIMGWDKSATYVWKSNYHAKGPGETEESFAESLQQISRVVLNNKCVCIMQKWGGKREVMYTAFKALGRSVDYVQVCDSDTMLDPACSVEMVKVLEEDPMVGGVGGDVQILNKYESWISFLSSVRYWMAFNIERACQSYFGCVQCISGPLGMYRNSLLHEFLEDWYNQTFMGSHCSFGDDRHLTNRVLSLGYATKYTARSKCLTETPITYLRWLNQQTRWSKSYFREWLYNSMWFHKHHLWMTYEAVITGFFPFFLIATAIQLFYQGRLWNILLFLLIVQAVALIKSTFASCLRGNIVMVFMSFYSVLYMSSLLPAKMFAIATINKSGWGTSGRKTIVVNFIGLIPISVWFTILFIGIIYTVILQTKKPFPDSEKLVLVIGAVVYASYWVILLTLYAALINKCGKRKKETHYDMVLDV; translated from the exons ATGAATTGTCAAAAAGGGCTCACATACCTGCGGATACTCGGCACCACTTTGTTCGGCGTGTCCCTCCTCGTGGGCATCTCCACCGCTTACATTATGGGTTACCAGTTCTTCACCACAGCCCACAATTACTTATCCTTTGGCTTGTACGGCGCCATCTTGGTTGTTCATCTCATTATCCAGAGTCTATTTGCACTGTTGGAACACAGAAACATGAGGAGATCTTTGGAGACACCAATCAAACTGAATAAATCATTAGCATTGTGCATCGCTGCCTATCAAGAAGACCCCAACTATCTGCGGAAGTGCCTCATTTCAGTAAAAAGACTGACCTATCCCGGGATCAAAGTTATTATGGTGATTGATGGGAACAATGATGACGATTTGTACATGATGGAGATATTCAAAGAGATCATGGGCTGGGATAAATCGGCTACATATGTTTGGAAGAGTAATTATCACGCCAAAGGACCAGGGGAGACGGAGGAGAGCTTCGCTGAGAGCCTGCAGCAGATCTCCAGGGTAGTCCTCAATAACAAGTGTGTGTGCATCATGCAGAAGTGGGGAGGCAAGAGAGAGGTCATGTACACCGCATTCAAGGCACTGGGCCGGAGTGTCGACTATGTGCAG GTCTGTGACTCAGACACTATGCTGGACCCAGCCTGCTCAGTGGAGATGGTCAAGGTTTTGGAAGAAGACCCAATGGTGGGGGGTGTCGGAGGAGATGTGCAG ATTCTGAACAAATACGAGTCATGGATTTCCTTCCTGAGCAGTGTGCGATACTGGATGGCCTTCAACATAGAGCGGGCATGCCAGTCTTACTTTGGCTGTGTGCAATGCATTAGTGGGCCACTGGGAATGTACCGAAACTCCCTCCTGCATGAGTTCCTGGAGGACTGGTACAATCAGACTTTTATGGGATCTCACTGTAGTTTTGGAGATGACCGGCACCTCACAAACCGAGTGCTTAGTCTGGGATATGCCACCAAGTACACAGCACGCTCCAAGTGTTTGACAGAGACGCCTATCACATACCTGCGCTGGCTCAACCAGCAAACCAGGTGGAGTAAGTCCTACTTCAGAGAGTGGTTGTACAACTCCATGTGGTTTCACAAACACCATTTATGGATGACATATGAGGCTGTCATCACAGGCttcttccctttctttcttattGCCACTGCCATCCAGCTCTTCTACCAAGGAAGACTCTGGAATATTCTGTTGTTTCTTCTGATAGTGCAAGCGGTGGCATTGATCAAATCCACATTTGCCAGCTGCCTTCGAGGGAACATAGTGATGGTGTTCATGTCTTTTTACTCTGTACTATACATGTCAAGTCTTTTACCAGCAAAGATGTTTGCCATAGCAACTATCAACAAGTCTGGATGGGGCACATCTGGGAGGAAAACCATTGTGGTAAACTTTATTGGGTTGATTCCCATATCAGTGTGGTTTACAATCCTTTTCATTGGGATCATTTACACTGTGATCCTACAGACTAAGAAGCCCTTCCCTGATTCAGAGAAGTTAGTTCTGGTCATAGGAGCAGTAGTCTATGCCAGTTACTGGGTCATTCTCTTGACTTTGTATGCAGCGCTCATAAACAAATGTGgcaagaggaagaaggagacaCACTACGACATGGTGTTGGACGTATGA